The following are encoded in a window of Aromatoleum petrolei genomic DNA:
- a CDS encoding YgfZ/GcvT domain-containing protein: MNTTWTEFLVSEGATLEDSGIRFDAPEADVRAVESNTVAVPLVHLGLIRCAGDDSVGFLHNLLSNDVKKLGPQSAQWSSFNTPKGRMLASLLLWQDDSGQMIATSADIQPMLQKKLSMYVLRSKVKLADATPDTVLIGVSGVTADATLASAGITAPVGPMTQSVTGDLRCIRLDQRNLVVAVPAAVAPEVFAKLTAGGATKAGTAAWQLAMIRAGLPLITAATQEEFVAQMLNFEVIGGVSFNKGCYPGQEIVARTQYLGKLKKRMYRVHVPGDSAPAAGADLFTPEFGEQSAGKLVNVVPAPQGGFEALAVMQISCAEAGEVHLGSSQGPLLQFLDLPYALPEK; the protein is encoded by the coding sequence ATGAACACGACCTGGACTGAATTTCTGGTAAGCGAAGGCGCCACGCTGGAAGACTCGGGCATCCGTTTCGATGCTCCGGAAGCGGACGTGCGCGCCGTGGAATCCAACACCGTGGCGGTGCCGCTGGTGCACCTCGGCCTGATCCGCTGCGCCGGCGATGATTCGGTCGGCTTCCTGCACAATCTGCTGTCGAACGACGTGAAGAAGCTGGGGCCGCAGTCTGCGCAGTGGTCCAGCTTCAACACGCCCAAGGGCCGCATGCTTGCGAGCCTGCTGCTGTGGCAAGACGACTCCGGCCAGATGATCGCCACTTCGGCCGACATTCAGCCGATGCTGCAGAAGAAGCTGTCGATGTACGTGCTGCGCAGCAAGGTGAAGCTTGCCGACGCGACGCCGGACACGGTACTGATCGGTGTTAGCGGAGTCACTGCGGACGCCACGCTCGCGAGTGCCGGCATTACCGCGCCAGTCGGCCCGATGACGCAGTCGGTGACCGGAGATTTGCGCTGCATCCGGCTTGACCAGCGCAATCTGGTCGTTGCGGTGCCGGCTGCCGTTGCGCCCGAAGTGTTCGCGAAGCTGACGGCAGGCGGTGCGACGAAGGCCGGTACGGCAGCGTGGCAACTGGCGATGATCCGTGCCGGCCTGCCGCTGATCACTGCGGCGACGCAGGAGGAATTCGTCGCCCAGATGCTGAATTTCGAGGTCATTGGCGGAGTCAGCTTCAACAAGGGCTGCTATCCGGGCCAGGAAATCGTCGCCCGCACGCAGTATCTCGGCAAGCTCAAGAAGCGCATGTATCGCGTGCATGTGCCGGGCGATTCGGCTCCCGCTGCCGGTGCCGACCTGTTCACACCGGAGTTCGGAGAGCAGTCCGCCGGCAAGCTGGTGAACGTCGTTCCCGCGCCCCAGGGCGGCTTCGAGGCGCTGGCGGTGATGCAGATCAGTTGCGCCGAAGCAGGCGAGGTGCATCTGGGCAGCTCGCAGGGGCCGCTGCTGCAGTTCCTCGACCTGCCTTACGCGCTACCCGAAAAATGA
- a CDS encoding DUF4936 family protein: MSGEASGCVHYFVYYRVRADAEHEDAEATVRAMQAALEQRTGVAGRLMERRDDAVTWMEVYEGVTDPDGFEAALRIEADAHRVASIVESGFARHTERFVECA; this comes from the coding sequence ATGAGCGGCGAAGCTTCGGGTTGCGTGCATTACTTCGTCTATTACCGCGTCCGTGCGGATGCCGAGCACGAGGACGCTGAGGCGACCGTGCGCGCCATGCAGGCAGCGCTGGAACAGCGCACGGGCGTCGCAGGACGGTTGATGGAGCGGCGCGACGACGCGGTGACGTGGATGGAGGTCTATGAGGGCGTGACCGATCCGGACGGTTTCGAAGCGGCCCTGAGGATCGAGGCCGATGCGCATCGGGTCGCGAGCATCGTGGAGTCCGGTTTCGCGCGTCACACGGAACGCTTCGTCGAATGTGCCTGA
- a CDS encoding PilZ domain-containing protein, with protein MSEAPKPSVARPSVLSLNINSKSALYAAYMSFLANGGIFVPTPRVHALGDEVFMLLQLMDDPTKHPVAATVVWVTPQGAQGGKTQGIGVHFSSDESGKALRARIEQILAGHLGSNRPTHTL; from the coding sequence ATGAGCGAAGCTCCCAAGCCGAGCGTCGCACGCCCCAGCGTGCTGTCGCTGAACATAAACTCGAAATCCGCGCTCTACGCCGCCTACATGTCCTTCCTGGCCAACGGCGGCATCTTCGTGCCGACGCCACGCGTGCATGCGCTCGGGGACGAAGTCTTCATGCTCCTGCAACTCATGGACGACCCGACCAAGCATCCTGTCGCGGCGACCGTCGTATGGGTCACCCCCCAGGGTGCCCAAGGCGGCAAGACCCAGGGTATCGGCGTGCATTTCAGTTCGGACGAGTCCGGCAAGGCCCTGCGTGCGCGCATCGAACAGATCCTCGCCGGTCATCTCGGCTCGAACCGCCCCACCCATACTCTTTGA
- a CDS encoding CoA-binding protein: protein MNDRTTISPGEALNAATGELFRQAGSEGRDVLNADELQRFVASFGAALTEGAPGGVDLRITLENTREFGIVLTAGAGGLDGALDRANFRKDRASVSASVELTDAADFLRLFRRTVAYQKMAAIAQRDGRRAPDPVLEFCFGMMLGLGREYSARNPQAGFVIRRIELDQVQFAKKPTVGAARVEFGKPVAGRLPRPVHKIDKLIHPQSIGIVGVSASGMNFGRIILKNLMGSGYPKDKLTIIRPGETEIDGVRCVESLRALPAKLDLLIVAVPNDAVYALVDEIIDTDAVESVMLIPGGLGETAKSREPAAELAAKINAAHGKPGGGPIFLGANCLGVVSHPGGYDSWFIPLERLPKPQKKAQRNSVMLSQSGAFMITRISQNPWLDPAYMLALGNQTDLTHGDMLDFFAEREGIDTLGIYIEGFKDGDGLDFAHAVRKAVLKGKQVVVYKSGRTEAGAGGVMGHTASIAGDPALFDAVLRQAGAIVAEDFNTFDDLFYVAGALHGKKVGTRLGAISGAGFEAVGMADSIATETSSLEMGMLEATTVERVQAILTAKRLDALVEVRNPIDINPGADDEAHLQITEAFLDDPNIDAVVVGLDPTAPSIRGLETSKLRPGYDLSDPKGTVHIYPPLAAKSEKPVIGIVDGGSLYDAMAAKLMDQGVCVFRNCGRGTRALARYVEARVEADMIRERNK from the coding sequence GTGAATGATCGGACGACCATCAGTCCCGGCGAGGCATTGAACGCCGCCACGGGCGAACTGTTCAGGCAGGCAGGCAGCGAAGGGCGCGACGTACTGAACGCGGACGAACTGCAACGTTTCGTCGCGAGCTTCGGCGCCGCACTGACCGAAGGTGCACCGGGCGGTGTGGACCTGCGCATCACGTTGGAGAACACGCGCGAGTTCGGCATCGTGCTCACGGCGGGCGCGGGCGGCCTCGACGGCGCGCTGGACCGCGCCAACTTTCGCAAAGACCGTGCCTCCGTTTCCGCCTCGGTCGAACTGACCGACGCTGCGGACTTCCTGCGTCTGTTCCGTCGCACCGTTGCCTATCAGAAGATGGCGGCGATCGCACAACGCGATGGTCGCCGCGCGCCCGATCCCGTGCTCGAATTCTGCTTTGGCATGATGCTGGGCCTCGGCCGGGAATATTCCGCGCGGAATCCGCAAGCCGGATTCGTCATCCGCCGCATCGAACTCGATCAGGTGCAGTTTGCGAAGAAGCCCACGGTCGGTGCGGCGCGGGTCGAATTCGGCAAGCCCGTTGCTGGCCGGCTGCCGCGCCCCGTGCACAAGATCGACAAGCTCATCCATCCCCAGTCGATCGGCATCGTCGGGGTGTCCGCGAGCGGCATGAACTTCGGCCGCATCATCCTCAAGAACCTGATGGGCAGCGGCTACCCCAAGGACAAGCTGACCATCATTCGTCCCGGCGAAACCGAGATCGACGGCGTGCGCTGCGTCGAGAGCCTGCGCGCCCTGCCGGCGAAGCTCGATCTGCTGATCGTCGCCGTGCCTAACGATGCGGTGTACGCGCTGGTCGATGAAATCATCGACACCGATGCCGTCGAATCCGTGATGCTGATTCCCGGCGGTCTTGGCGAAACGGCAAAGAGCCGCGAGCCTGCCGCCGAGCTTGCCGCGAAGATCAACGCCGCTCATGGCAAGCCCGGTGGCGGTCCGATCTTCCTCGGTGCGAACTGCCTCGGTGTCGTCTCGCATCCCGGCGGCTACGACTCCTGGTTCATCCCGCTCGAGCGCCTGCCCAAGCCGCAGAAGAAGGCGCAGCGCAATTCCGTGATGCTGAGCCAGTCCGGCGCCTTCATGATCACGCGCATCTCGCAGAACCCCTGGCTCGACCCGGCCTACATGCTCGCGCTGGGCAACCAGACCGATCTCACTCACGGCGACATGCTCGACTTCTTCGCCGAACGCGAAGGCATCGACACCCTCGGCATCTACATCGAAGGCTTCAAGGATGGCGATGGCCTCGACTTCGCCCATGCGGTGCGCAAGGCGGTGCTCAAGGGTAAGCAGGTCGTCGTGTACAAGTCCGGCCGCACCGAAGCGGGCGCGGGCGGCGTGATGGGCCACACCGCGTCGATCGCCGGCGATCCTGCGCTCTTCGATGCGGTGCTGCGTCAGGCCGGCGCGATCGTCGCCGAGGACTTCAACACCTTCGACGACCTCTTCTACGTTGCTGGCGCGCTGCATGGCAAGAAGGTCGGCACACGCCTCGGTGCCATCAGCGGTGCCGGTTTCGAGGCCGTCGGCATGGCCGATTCGATCGCCACCGAAACCTCCTCGCTGGAGATGGGCATGCTCGAAGCCACCACCGTTGAGCGCGTGCAGGCCATCCTCACCGCCAAGCGCCTCGATGCTCTGGTCGAAGTCAGGAACCCCATCGACATTAACCCCGGTGCGGACGACGAGGCCCACCTGCAGATCACCGAAGCCTTCCTCGACGACCCGAACATCGACGCCGTCGTGGTCGGCCTCGACCCGACTGCCCCATCGATCCGCGGCCTGGAGACCAGTAAGCTGCGCCCCGGTTACGACCTCTCGGACCCTAAGGGTACCGTGCACATCTACCCCCCGCTCGCGGCGAAGAGCGAGAAGCCTGTCATCGGCATCGTCGACGGAGGCTCGCTCTACGATGCGATGGCCGCGAAGCTGATGGACCAAGGCGTATGCGTGTTCCGCAACTGTGGCCGAGGCACCAGGGCGCTCGCGCGCTACGTGGAAGCGCGCGTCGAGGCGGACATGATCCGCGAACGTAACAAGTAA
- a CDS encoding TatD family hydrolase, with protein MFVDSHCHLDFPDLAEREEAILAAMAANRVGHALCVSVKMEDFPRVLALAERHPNLFASVGVHPDNDGVEEPDAARLLALAEHPKVVAIGETGLDYYWQKDAPEWQRERFRTHIRAARQCGKPLIVHTRSAADDTLRLMREEGAGEAGGVMHCFTESRDVAEAALDFGFYISFSGIVTFKNARELKAVAQYVPLDRLLIETDAPYLAPVPHRGKTNEPAWVIHVAEEIARLRNEPLERIESATTENFFRLFRHAQAH; from the coding sequence ATGTTCGTAGATTCACACTGTCACCTCGATTTCCCCGATTTGGCCGAGCGCGAAGAAGCCATCCTTGCGGCGATGGCCGCGAACCGCGTCGGCCACGCCCTGTGCGTCAGCGTCAAAATGGAAGATTTCCCGCGAGTCCTCGCGCTCGCGGAGCGCCACCCCAACCTGTTCGCCTCGGTTGGCGTGCACCCTGACAACGACGGTGTCGAAGAACCGGACGCAGCCCGCCTGCTGGCACTTGCCGAGCACCCCAAAGTAGTCGCCATCGGCGAGACCGGCCTCGACTACTACTGGCAGAAGGACGCGCCCGAATGGCAGCGCGAACGCTTCCGCACCCATATCCGTGCCGCCCGCCAATGCGGCAAGCCGCTGATCGTCCACACGCGCTCCGCCGCCGACGACACCCTGCGCCTGATGCGCGAGGAGGGCGCCGGTGAAGCCGGCGGCGTGATGCACTGCTTCACCGAATCGCGCGACGTCGCCGAGGCCGCCCTCGATTTCGGCTTCTACATCTCGTTCTCCGGCATCGTCACGTTCAAGAACGCCAGGGAGCTGAAGGCCGTCGCGCAATACGTGCCGCTCGACCGCCTGCTCATCGAAACCGACGCCCCGTATCTCGCGCCGGTTCCACATCGCGGCAAGACCAACGAACCTGCCTGGGTCATCCACGTCGCCGAAGAGATCGCCCGCCTGCGCAATGAACCGCTCGAGCGCATCGAATCGGCCACCACCGAAAACTTCTTCCGCCTCTTTCGCCATGCCCAAGCCCACTGA
- the tmk gene encoding dTMP kinase yields the protein MNQTRARGRFITFEGIDGAGKSSQIAAVVALLLGRGLTVDQTREPGGTDLGEKLRELLLHEPMHLETEAMLMFAARREHLAARIHPALAAGTWVVSDRFTDATYAYQVGGRGLDAAKFSALEDWVHPGFQPDLTLVFDLPPAIAAARVANTGAAPDRFEREQRDFFERVRTAYLERARMAPERIRVIAADRPPEQIRAEIEAIVVERFFR from the coding sequence TTGAACCAGACGCGCGCCCGCGGGCGCTTCATCACCTTTGAAGGCATCGACGGGGCTGGAAAGAGCAGCCAGATTGCGGCGGTCGTCGCACTCCTCCTGGGCCGCGGGCTGACTGTCGACCAGACGCGCGAACCGGGCGGCACGGACCTCGGCGAAAAGCTCCGCGAGCTTCTGCTGCACGAGCCCATGCACCTCGAAACCGAGGCCATGCTAATGTTCGCCGCACGTCGCGAACATCTCGCCGCCCGCATCCATCCCGCGCTCGCAGCCGGAACCTGGGTCGTTTCAGACCGTTTCACCGACGCCACCTACGCCTACCAGGTCGGCGGACGCGGCCTCGACGCCGCCAAATTCTCCGCCCTCGAAGACTGGGTTCACCCCGGCTTCCAGCCCGACCTGACCCTCGTGTTCGATCTGCCGCCGGCAATCGCCGCAGCACGCGTCGCCAATACCGGTGCCGCGCCGGACCGTTTCGAGCGCGAGCAACGTGACTTCTTCGAGCGCGTGCGCACGGCCTACCTCGAACGTGCGCGCATGGCCCCCGAGCGCATCCGCGTCATCGCGGCCGACCGCCCGCCCGAACAGATCCGTGCCGAGATCGAGGCGATCGTCGTGGAGCGCTTCTTCCGATGA
- the holB gene encoding DNA polymerase III subunit delta' gives MIHPWLQDAWQRLVGLGGRLPHALLFVGPEGLGKRELADVLAASLLCAAPAGDGHACDHCAPCQLRLSGNHPDLLPIVPEADAAAESEAGDGGDGGEAGSGKKKSSQILIEQIRDLQEALSVTGHQSSRRVIIVDPAEAMNAFTANALLKLLEEPPEGCIFLLVSSAPRRLLPTIRSRCQQWSFARPAADIVAQWLSGPDAPPADLLALTGGMPLAAQRLAKSGADVLLRRFVKDIAALPAGDPLRLAGQWESWLKSKEAVAAGFGMPQLVEWLQRWVTDLASLRLGGRVRFFPGEDDVIAALAQRTSVAAVTNCYNELARIRRVAQHPLNARLMLEDMLLRYARAVTGTRR, from the coding sequence ATGATCCACCCTTGGCTGCAGGACGCTTGGCAGCGGCTGGTCGGCCTCGGCGGGCGGCTGCCGCACGCGCTGCTCTTCGTCGGTCCCGAAGGCCTCGGCAAGCGCGAGCTCGCCGACGTGCTCGCGGCAAGCCTGCTGTGCGCGGCCCCCGCGGGCGACGGGCACGCTTGCGACCACTGCGCGCCCTGTCAGCTACGGCTATCCGGCAATCACCCCGATTTGCTGCCCATCGTCCCCGAAGCCGACGCGGCGGCGGAGAGCGAGGCAGGGGACGGCGGCGACGGTGGCGAAGCCGGCAGCGGCAAGAAGAAATCCTCGCAGATCCTGATCGAACAGATCCGCGACCTGCAGGAGGCGCTCTCCGTGACAGGACACCAGAGCAGCCGGCGCGTCATCATTGTCGATCCCGCGGAGGCGATGAACGCCTTCACCGCCAACGCCCTGCTGAAGCTGCTCGAAGAGCCGCCGGAAGGCTGCATCTTCCTGCTCGTGTCGTCGGCCCCGCGCCGACTGCTACCCACCATCCGCAGCCGCTGCCAGCAGTGGAGCTTCGCGCGCCCGGCGGCGGACATCGTGGCGCAATGGCTCTCCGGCCCGGATGCACCGCCCGCGGACCTGCTCGCGCTCACAGGCGGCATGCCGCTTGCAGCCCAGCGCCTTGCGAAGAGCGGCGCGGACGTCCTGCTGCGGCGCTTCGTGAAAGACATTGCAGCGCTGCCCGCCGGTGATCCGCTGAGACTCGCCGGCCAGTGGGAAAGCTGGCTCAAATCGAAGGAAGCGGTCGCTGCCGGCTTCGGCATGCCGCAGCTCGTCGAATGGCTGCAACGCTGGGTTACCGACCTCGCTTCGTTGCGCCTTGGCGGACGGGTGCGCTTCTTCCCCGGCGAGGATGATGTCATTGCCGCGCTCGCGCAGCGCACCAGCGTGGCGGCTGTGACGAACTGCTACAATGAACTCGCCCGGATTCGCCGGGTCGCACAGCATCCGCTCAATGCAAGGCTGATGCTCGAAGACATGCTCCTGCGCTATGCGCGCGCCGTGACCGGAACCCGCCGATGA
- the mltG gene encoding endolytic transglycosylase MltG, with product MKPIVLRLLIALALVVASVSAAAWWYAQRPLTLAQPLIDFTVQRGHTMRQAAATIAAAGVDVSPRALYWLARITGKAGRIMAGSYEVHQGITPWLLILKLSSGDVSQAEVRFVEGWNFRQVRAALESNPHLQQDTAGLADADILRAIGATETHPEGLFFPDTYLFDKQSSAIAVLRRAYAAMKLRLAQAWEMRDPRVPLASPYDALILASIVEKETGRPEDRGLVASVFANRLRIGMRLQTDPAVIYGYGESFDGRLKKWHLETDHVYNTYTRAGLPPTPIAMPGAESLNAAVRPAQTEYLYFVSRGDGTSEFSSNLNDHNKAVNRYQRGSGS from the coding sequence ATGAAGCCCATCGTTCTCCGCCTGCTGATCGCACTTGCGCTCGTTGTCGCGAGCGTGTCCGCCGCGGCTTGGTGGTACGCGCAGCGTCCGCTCACGCTGGCGCAGCCGCTCATCGATTTCACGGTCCAGCGCGGCCACACCATGCGCCAGGCGGCCGCGACGATCGCCGCGGCCGGTGTCGACGTCAGTCCGCGGGCGCTGTACTGGCTCGCCCGCATCACGGGCAAGGCCGGCCGCATCATGGCCGGCAGCTACGAGGTGCATCAAGGCATCACGCCTTGGCTGCTCATCCTGAAGCTTTCCAGCGGCGATGTATCGCAGGCGGAAGTCCGCTTTGTCGAGGGCTGGAACTTCCGCCAGGTCCGCGCGGCGCTGGAATCGAACCCGCACCTGCAGCAGGACACTGCAGGTCTTGCCGATGCCGATATCCTGCGCGCCATCGGGGCGACCGAGACACATCCGGAAGGTCTGTTCTTCCCGGACACCTACCTCTTCGACAAGCAGTCGAGCGCCATCGCGGTACTGCGTCGTGCATATGCCGCGATGAAGCTGCGCCTCGCCCAGGCATGGGAGATGCGAGATCCGCGGGTTCCCCTGGCGTCGCCCTACGACGCGCTGATCCTCGCGTCCATCGTCGAGAAGGAAACCGGGCGCCCGGAGGATCGCGGGCTCGTCGCCTCCGTCTTCGCCAACCGGTTGCGCATCGGCATGCGTCTGCAGACCGATCCCGCCGTGATTTACGGCTACGGCGAGTCCTTCGATGGTCGTCTGAAAAAGTGGCACCTCGAAACCGACCACGTCTACAACACCTACACTCGCGCCGGGCTGCCGCCAACGCCGATCGCGATGCCGGGCGCCGAATCGCTGAACGCTGCGGTACGCCCTGCGCAGACCGAATACCTGTATTTCGTCTCCCGCGGCGACGGGACCAGCGAGTTTTCCTCCAACCTCAACGACCACAACAAAGCGGTCAATCGTTATCAGCGGGGATCGGGAAGTTGA
- a CDS encoding NRDE family protein, whose translation MCLIVVGWHAHPDYPLVVAANRDEFLARPAVPAHWWTDAPDLLAGRDLEAGGTWMGLSRSGRFAALTNYRDPTLHRPGAPSRGTLVRDCLTATDDADRQLRKVAEVSTQYAAFNLLVGDGRELGIHESTTGSVRILAPGIYGLSNHVLDTPWPKVKLARDRFTSALGGLPDTDAFLELLRDDEPAPDHHLPETGVSADWERWLSPAFIRAPGYGTRCSTLILLDRDGNVTFREWS comes from the coding sequence ATGTGCCTGATCGTCGTCGGCTGGCACGCCCATCCGGACTATCCGCTGGTCGTGGCTGCCAACCGCGACGAGTTTCTCGCCCGTCCGGCGGTTCCCGCGCACTGGTGGACCGATGCGCCGGACCTGCTCGCGGGGCGCGATCTGGAGGCGGGCGGGACGTGGATGGGCCTCAGCCGCAGCGGGCGATTCGCCGCGCTGACGAATTACCGCGATCCTACGCTCCACCGCCCGGGAGCTCCGTCGCGCGGCACGCTGGTGCGCGACTGTCTGACCGCAACCGACGATGCGGACCGGCAGTTGCGGAAAGTGGCCGAGGTCAGCACGCAATATGCGGCGTTCAACCTGCTGGTGGGCGATGGCCGGGAGCTTGGCATCCATGAAAGCACGACAGGTTCAGTACGGATACTCGCCCCCGGTATCTATGGGCTGTCGAACCATGTGCTCGACACGCCCTGGCCCAAGGTAAAGCTCGCACGCGACCGTTTCACCTCGGCACTCGGCGGCCTGCCGGACACGGATGCGTTCCTCGAACTGTTGCGTGACGACGAGCCGGCGCCCGACCATCATCTGCCTGAGACCGGGGTGAGTGCAGACTGGGAACGGTGGCTGTCGCCGGCGTTCATCCGCGCGCCGGGCTACGGTACGCGCTGCTCGACGCTGATCCTGCTGGATCGCGACGGAAATGTGACCTTCCGCGAATGGTCCTAG
- a CDS encoding thioesterase family protein, with amino-acid sequence MSELQPGLSSTRRYDIDQGRTIGFMGDDCRVYSTPALLYDIEVVCRDLLLENIEAGKDSVGTRVELDHVGATLLGMWVEITVKLVEVNGPAVTFEFTARDALEEVARGKHSRFIVGAEKTAQRLKAKLEKAMAAV; translated from the coding sequence ATGAGCGAACTTCAACCCGGCCTGAGCTCCACCCGCCGCTACGACATCGACCAGGGCCGCACGATCGGCTTCATGGGCGACGACTGCCGCGTCTACTCGACTCCCGCGCTGCTCTACGACATCGAAGTCGTGTGCCGTGACCTGCTGCTGGAGAACATCGAAGCGGGCAAGGACTCCGTCGGCACGCGCGTCGAACTCGACCACGTCGGTGCCACCCTGCTGGGCATGTGGGTCGAGATCACCGTGAAGCTTGTCGAGGTGAACGGCCCCGCCGTGACCTTCGAATTCACCGCCCGTGACGCGCTGGAAGAAGTCGCACGCGGCAAACACAGCCGCTTCATCGTCGGCGCCGAGAAGACTGCCCAGCGCCTCAAGGCCAAGCTCGAAAAGGCCATGGCCGCAGTCTGA
- the tadA gene encoding tRNA adenosine(34) deaminase TadA translates to MNDEDYMRAALEQAREAGSCDEVPVGAVVVLDGQIVGRGFNQPIGRHDPTAHAEVMALRDAAARLGNYRLPGCELYVTLEPCAMCSGAIMHSRIARVVFGARDPKTGVAGSVIDLFAEARLNHHATISGGVLADECGGLLSSFFAARRGRTLIA, encoded by the coding sequence ATGAATGACGAAGACTACATGCGTGCCGCACTGGAGCAGGCGCGCGAGGCGGGGAGTTGCGATGAGGTGCCGGTCGGCGCCGTCGTCGTGCTCGATGGCCAGATCGTGGGCCGCGGTTTCAACCAGCCGATCGGCCGACACGACCCCACCGCCCATGCGGAGGTGATGGCCTTGCGCGATGCCGCCGCCCGGCTCGGAAATTATCGGCTGCCCGGTTGCGAGCTGTATGTCACCTTGGAACCGTGTGCGATGTGCAGCGGTGCAATCATGCACTCCCGCATCGCACGCGTCGTCTTCGGTGCGCGCGACCCCAAGACCGGTGTCGCCGGCAGCGTAATCGACCTCTTCGCCGAAGCGCGGCTGAACCATCACGCGACCATATCGGGAGGTGTGCTGGCCGACGAATGCGGTGGCCTGCTGTCGAGCTTCTTCGCCGCCCGTCGCGGCCGCACTCTCATCGCGTGA
- a CDS encoding GNAT family N-acetyltransferase — protein sequence MPLREQVFVREQGVPAELERDARDPHCRHALATTAAGQVVGTGRLLPDGHIGRMAVAAPWRKRGIGGLMLEALVTEAVRLGFTEVVLNAQIDAVDFYLRHGFAPQGETFIEAGIRHQTMRRSLVPKHA from the coding sequence ATGCCGCTGCGCGAACAGGTGTTCGTGAGGGAGCAGGGCGTGCCCGCCGAACTCGAACGCGACGCCAGGGACCCGCACTGCCGCCACGCCCTGGCCACGACTGCCGCTGGCCAGGTCGTTGGCACCGGCCGGCTGCTGCCGGACGGCCACATCGGTCGCATGGCTGTCGCCGCCCCGTGGCGCAAGCGTGGCATTGGCGGATTGATGCTGGAGGCCCTCGTCACCGAAGCGGTGCGTCTCGGATTCACCGAGGTGGTCCTGAATGCCCAGATCGACGCCGTCGATTTCTATTTACGGCATGGTTTTGCACCGCAAGGAGAGACCTTCATCGAAGCGGGCATCCGTCACCAGACGATGCGCCGCTCGCTGGTGCCGAAACACGCCTGA
- a CDS encoding PEP-CTERM sorting domain-containing protein translates to MNTYRLLTRTALLAALSMPAFVGAASVSVEISGGSWSLGSGWGAACTSASCDEGHGYLNAAWAIDPDLAGTSFMLSGDGDFETIRFGWGTLAEEDGAIRANGSTSELDQLDLAALIEFDSPSGGAADLDATVQAIVGPFWDKGAGPANTDLAATFLSYLLALDDGGEMEISFSPAVWLCEGNSGQCTWSKPNKNEIYATFKLTKAPLEAETDGLPVQAVPEPSSLLLIGAGLVGLGFGRRRQNPA, encoded by the coding sequence GTGAATACCTATCGACTGCTTACGCGCACCGCGCTGTTGGCAGCGCTATCGATGCCGGCATTTGTCGGCGCAGCGTCCGTGAGCGTGGAGATCTCCGGCGGGAGCTGGAGCCTGGGTTCCGGCTGGGGCGCCGCCTGCACGAGCGCCAGTTGCGATGAGGGACATGGTTACCTCAACGCTGCCTGGGCCATCGATCCGGACCTTGCGGGCACGAGCTTCATGCTCAGCGGCGACGGTGACTTCGAAACTATCCGTTTCGGCTGGGGCACGCTCGCCGAGGAGGATGGCGCAATCCGCGCCAACGGCAGCACATCGGAGCTCGATCAGCTCGACCTTGCTGCGTTGATCGAGTTCGATTCGCCTAGTGGCGGCGCCGCGGATCTGGATGCCACGGTGCAGGCCATTGTGGGTCCGTTCTGGGACAAGGGCGCCGGCCCGGCGAACACCGACCTCGCAGCAACCTTCCTGTCTTACCTACTCGCACTCGACGACGGCGGCGAGATGGAGATCAGCTTCTCGCCGGCGGTCTGGCTGTGCGAGGGAAACAGCGGCCAATGCACGTGGAGCAAACCGAACAAGAACGAAATCTACGCCACATTCAAGCTGACGAAGGCCCCGCTCGAGGCCGAGACGGACGGCCTCCCCGTGCAGGCGGTTCCTGAGCCGTCGTCCCTGTTGCTCATCGGTGCCGGACTGGTCGGATTGGGGTTCGGACGACGCCGGCAGAACCCGGCCTGA